One Primulina tabacum isolate GXHZ01 chromosome 10, ASM2559414v2, whole genome shotgun sequence DNA segment encodes these proteins:
- the LOC142505643 gene encoding uncharacterized protein LOC142505643: MSVLGDRCFNIPKLLSEDLLCHAGISPAKIKLKENAGTRVMNALFLRELSKKKAEGSSSAPQKSLFPAVATGTKGDCSVTEKKKIDSCSTTAKRPASSPTAVKKKKTGSSSSAPKRASSPPPRAKSPRPSGKQNASTDPSPSVPHSGKRKISEISVVSVSSPERSGSDEEPPPASGVHPLYTSDTAIVGRGPTQLAQKIMYQLPSEADAAFINSLGWSDLTRRTCSSITEGMMYIGELVERANATRSTACQDLREGMS, translated from the exons ATGAGTGTACTAGGAGATCGATGCTTTAACATTCCCAAACTTCTATCAGAAGATCTCCTATGTCACGCCGGGATAAGTCCCGCGAAAATTAAGCTAAAGGAGAATGCTG GTACTAGAGTCATGAACGCTCTATTTCTCCGTGAGCTTTCCAAGAAGAAGGCCGAGGGTTCCTCATCAGCACCCCAGAAGTCACTTTTTCCGGCAGTCGCGACGGGCACAAAGGGAGATTGTTCTGTTactgagaaaaagaaaatagatTCCTGCTCTACCACTGCGAAGAGGCCTGCTAGCTCCCCTACTGccgtgaagaagaagaagacaggctcctcctcctccgccCCAAAGCGAGCCTCCTCTCCCCCTCCTCGTGCCAAGTCTCCTCGTCCGTCTGGCAAGCAAAATGCATCCACTGATCCTAGCCCGTCAGTCCCGCATTCTGGTAAGCGCAAGATTTCTGAGATCTCAGTCGTGTCGGTCTCTTCTCCAGAAAGGTCAGGGTCGGATGAGGAGCCTCCCCCTGCATCAGGGGTACATCCTCTATACACATCAGATACAGCCATTGTGGGGCGGGGTCCTACTCAGCTAGCTCAGAAGATAATGTATCAGCTTCCTTCCGAAGCGGATGCAGCGTTCATTAATTCACTGGGGTGGTCTGACCTCACTCGCCGGACATGCAGCAGCATCACTGAG GGCATGATGTACATAGGGGAGTTGGTGGAGCGTGCCAACGCCACTCGATCTACTGCCTGCCAAGACTTGCGCGAGGGCATGTCGTGA